The sequence below is a genomic window from Vicingus serpentipes.
TACATTTTTCTCCTTGTAAAGAGTGATTTTTCCAATGCCTGTTCCAACATATCCATAATCGGCATCTGCCATTTCTCCTGGGCCATTAACAATACAACCCATAATTCCAATTTTAACCCCTTTAAGATGAGATGTAACGGCTCTAATTTTAGCGGTAGTTTCTTGTAAGTCAAACAACGTTCTGCCACAACTTGGGCAAGAAATATATTCCGTTTTAGAAATTCGAGTTCTTGTAGCTTGTAAAATACCAAAAGCAGTATCATTTATCATTTTGTCGCTACCACAGTTTTCGGCAGCAATAAAAACGCCATCGCCAAGCCCATCAACTAATAATGCACCCATATCTGTAGAGGAATGAAGTTGCATTTCGTTTGCAGTAATATCGCCATAAGCTCTACCTATTATAACAGGAGTAGAACATTCGTTATTCATTAATTCTGTAAACAACTTACGTTGTTCTGCCATTCCATGTTTGTTATAAGTATCAATCATTAAAACAGCTGTAGGATCATTTTTTAGTTTAGAGATTAAAGCTGAGTTTAAATCTGCTAGGGTAACATAAACCATGTTCATTTTAGCTGATAACTCATTAGTTTCAGTGTATTCCTTAGCATTTAAAAATGGATATCCTTTATCTTGATGGCTTATCCAAGTTTTATAATTGTAAATTAATCCTAAAGTGCCAGGAACCTCAAAATCAAGAACATTGTTGCCTAAAAAAACAAAGTCACAAGCCATGTCGGTTAGGTTCCATTTGTCTAATGGAACAGAATAATTATACCCTAAAGCAAAAAAAGATGCAGGAGTAATTTTATCTTTTGCGCAAAAATCGTGAACAACAACGGGTACATTTTTGCCTCCAATGTTTAATACTTCGTTTGTTTTTCTTTTGTTGTATTCAAATGAAGTTAGAGGGTTTGTAGTTATTTCTTCAATTTTATCGTGTCCACTTCTATTGTTGTATCGCTTAACTAAATCTTTTGCAACAGGTATTTCAAATTCAGGTTCTTCGGTTAATGAAACCCTAATGGTATCACCTAAACCATCCTCTAATAAAGTTCCAATTCCAACTGCCGATTTTATTCTTCCATCTTCACCATCACCAGCTTCAGTAACTCCTAAATGAAGCGGGTAATTCATATCTTCGGCTATCATTTTACTAACCAAAAGACGGTAAGCTTGAACAACCACTAAGGTGTTACTTGCTTTCATAGAAAGTACAATGTTGTGGTAATCAAATTCTCTACAAATTCTTAAAAACTCCATTGCAGATTCTACCATTCCAAGGGGAGAATCCCCATAGCGGCTCATAATTCTATCTGATAAAGAACCATGGTTAGTTCCTATTCGCATAGCAGTTCCGTGCTCCTTACATATTTTAACCAAAGGGATAAAACGTTCTCTAATTCTTGCTAATTCATCTTTATAAGATTCATCAGTATATTCAATTTCTTCAAATTTCTTTTTATCGGCATAGTTACCAGGGTTAACCCTAACTTTTTCTACAATTTTAGCGGCAATTTCCGCGGCATTTGGCGTAAAATGAATGTCTGCTACAAGTGGAGTGTTATAACCTCTTTTTACCAATTCGGCTTTTATGTTGGCTAAATTCTCAGCTTCTTTTTTGCTTGGAGCAGTAATTCTTACAATTTCGCAACCAGCATCAATCATTCTTATCGATTGTTCTACAGTAGCCATTGTGTCCATAGTATCAGTAGTTGTCATGGATTGTATACGAATAGGATTATTACCACCTATACCAATATTACCCACCTTAACTTCTCTTGTTTTAAATCGCTGATATTCTGTTAGACTGCTGCAATACATACCTTATATTTTTTTTGCAAATATAATTATTTATAGGGCAGCAATAGCTTTGTTTTTTCAATCAAAATACTGGCATAATTCTTTTTTGGAGCATATACATTTACTTGTTAATTTTAGCTTTAATATGAAGGCTCAAAATTTCGACATAGAAACTAAAATATCATTCATCACCAAGTTGGATGATGATATGGTTCGTGTTGAAGTGAAAAAAAATGTAGAGCCAGAGTTAGAAGATTTAGAGGAAAATTATAATGCCTACCAAACACTTTTTAAAGCCCAAAGGTTATATTTTTTAATTGTTTTTAATGAAGGTTCAAATACTTCGCTCGAAGTAAGAAATCAATTTGCGAGTCAAAAAAGATCGTCATTTAAAATAGCTGAAGCTATTGTAGTACAATCTATGCCTCATAAATTGATTGCCAATTTTGTGCTTAAAGTGCAAAAGCCCAAGCATAAAATGCAAGTTTTTAATAACGAAAAAGAGGCTTTAGATTGGTTATTATACCAACGAGAAAATCAAACTAAGTAATAAATTTTACTAAACTTTTTTTAAAAAGTGACCGTTCGTGCTCCAAAAACGACCGTTTAGAAACTCTACGTTTTTTTTTGTCTGTATTTTCAAACCATTTTATTTCTTTGGAGTAGAATTAATAGAATCAACAAAAACAAAGCTTATGAAAAACTTACTAATTATTTTATTTGTTGCATTATTTACATTAAATGTAAATGCACAAAACCCGATAGCGGTTAATGATATCTTTTATACTTATCCTGAAATCTCTACATCCATTTTAAGAAATGAAATTATTCAAAATGATACAGTATCAGGAGTTTTTAAAATAGTTGATACTGTTATTTATTCTGGTTCAAATCAAATCGCGCCTATATATTATACAGGGAGTACTTCTTGGTTGGGATTAAAAAGTCTTTTGTTTACACCTCAAGCAGGGTTTTTTGGGTTAGATAGTATAACTTATGTTTTAACGGATGAAGTTATTCCATCACTTTATGATACGGCTAAAATTTATATTCACGTTATGAGAAGTTCTTCTAACTTAGATTTAAATAATATAAGTGCTAGGATAGACCAAGAAGCTTTATTTACAAATCGTGAAGTTACTCCTGCAGTTTCAGAATTTAGAGTGCCAAAAGGGGAAGTTGGAATTGACCCGTATTTAAACACAATTCACTCTGCAAACTTTTGGATATCAGGTTCAAATACATCTGGAAATGTTTATTCTTGGGCACCAAGATATGCTACGCAAGGCCGATCTTCTGGCCCAATAATGGATCAAGAATATTATGAAGCATATAGCGAAAAATGGGATAGGGTTTGGAAAGTAAGCCAAACGGAAATTGATTATCATTTAGCTAATTATACTAATGCAGGCTATAGTCCAATAGATGAAATAGAAAATTGGCCTGCACATGGTGATATTAGTAAAGGGCAAGCAGCCAATTTAGCACCTTTTGTAGATGCAGATATGGATGGAATCTATAACCCAATGGAAGGAGATTACCCAAAAATAAAAGGACAACAAGCTGTTTATTTTATTAAAAATGATAGTAGAAGCCCCAATATCTCTAGTTATAGATTAGAAATACATGGTATGGCTTATGCTTATGATTGCCCATCAGATTCGGCAATTAACAATACCATTTTTATAAATTACAAAATATATAATCGAGGTAACTTTGTTCTGTGGGATAATTATGCAGGTTTTTTTGTAGATTTTGAAATTGGACCAGGGCAAGAGGAATATATAGCCTGTGATGTGGAACGCGGTGCTTTTTATGTATACAATGG
It includes:
- the ispG gene encoding (E)-4-hydroxy-3-methylbut-2-enyl-diphosphate synthase, yielding MYCSSLTEYQRFKTREVKVGNIGIGGNNPIRIQSMTTTDTMDTMATVEQSIRMIDAGCEIVRITAPSKKEAENLANIKAELVKRGYNTPLVADIHFTPNAAEIAAKIVEKVRVNPGNYADKKKFEEIEYTDESYKDELARIRERFIPLVKICKEHGTAMRIGTNHGSLSDRIMSRYGDSPLGMVESAMEFLRICREFDYHNIVLSMKASNTLVVVQAYRLLVSKMIAEDMNYPLHLGVTEAGDGEDGRIKSAVGIGTLLEDGLGDTIRVSLTEEPEFEIPVAKDLVKRYNNRSGHDKIEEITTNPLTSFEYNKRKTNEVLNIGGKNVPVVVHDFCAKDKITPASFFALGYNYSVPLDKWNLTDMACDFVFLGNNVLDFEVPGTLGLIYNYKTWISHQDKGYPFLNAKEYTETNELSAKMNMVYVTLADLNSALISKLKNDPTAVLMIDTYNKHGMAEQRKLFTELMNNECSTPVIIGRAYGDITANEMQLHSSTDMGALLVDGLGDGVFIAAENCGSDKMINDTAFGILQATRTRISKTEYISCPSCGRTLFDLQETTAKIRAVTSHLKGVKIGIMGCIVNGPGEMADADYGYVGTGIGKITLYKEKNVVQKNIPEAEAVEALINLIKEHGDWVEA
- a CDS encoding DUF7793 family protein, producing MKAQNFDIETKISFITKLDDDMVRVEVKKNVEPELEDLEENYNAYQTLFKAQRLYFLIVFNEGSNTSLEVRNQFASQKRSSFKIAEAIVVQSMPHKLIANFVLKVQKPKHKMQVFNNEKEALDWLLYQRENQTK
- a CDS encoding T9SS type A sorting domain-containing protein translates to MKNLLIILFVALFTLNVNAQNPIAVNDIFYTYPEISTSILRNEIIQNDTVSGVFKIVDTVIYSGSNQIAPIYYTGSTSWLGLKSLLFTPQAGFFGLDSITYVLTDEVIPSLYDTAKIYIHVMRSSSNLDLNNISARIDQEALFTNREVTPAVSEFRVPKGEVGIDPYLNTIHSANFWISGSNTSGNVYSWAPRYATQGRSSGPIMDQEYYEAYSEKWDRVWKVSQTEIDYHLANYTNAGYSPIDEIENWPAHGDISKGQAANLAPFVDADMDGIYNPMEGDYPKIKGQQAVYFIKNDSRSPNISSYRLEIHGMAYAYDCPSDSAINNTIFINYKIYNRGNFVLWDNYAGFFVDFEIGPGQEEYIACDVERGAFYVYNGDDFNESRNGVGGYGAHPPAQGVVFLKGPKKDNDGIDNPLTTNISAAIAQDGIPYAGLGVGYGDGIPDNEYLGMEHFINFNIENNPINGEPPYPYGAVRQWYYMQGKWGGVTGGFPMSWGGDGTGLADGVVGAVASSYLYPGDSDPLLWSTGGVSATPTSWSEMSEGNLPGDRSGSIGSTGPFELQPGDMKELDLALVFGRDYQNTANTAGIVVMQERIDSIRSYYLNDFQSVCGGVLASVNKVEEQENNLQVYPNPFNNQFMVNYKLENATAQLMVFNMYGKLVSNQLISTTNTMVDLSAEANGIYFVQITDGATRITKKMVKQ